A single genomic interval of bacterium harbors:
- a CDS encoding T9SS type A sorting domain-containing protein: MKIYYYFLVAVSVVLLTFFFFLKLKKNETAVPADIETVLFQKLQSMEPGTELYRQTFRSWQALRIKKDMAHVHAESPGVFENALSEIKVNRSGKTYAPNYRIKELEKAFSVQKKSRHLSKASSLLPWTERGPGNVSGRVRDILVDPDNPMTHWYIASVGGGIWKTTDAGVTWINKTPLLTTLSTMTIGMAESDLNIMYAGTGMGYGRLADLAGSGVWKSTDRGENWFQLANTANGEVLKAINRLVIDPNNPNTVVLCSNDDYTSFGPNGGQRISGIFKTTDGGTSWYQTYDPDVALGVQTDNRVQQIVANPLNFNILYATVNEVGIVKSTNAGESWFVSANNFADPTDIGFGDGTYQGISTRTEMAIAPTDTSRLYAAVERRRGTSKLFMSTNSGTTWREVVDTGADPNWFSSGGASGSTGAYCAGWFDNTIVVHPYDANQVVVGGVEVYRIVVNPVAATRQTIRIASVGQAHADHHDLVTIPIDAGTNTYWILDANDGGIAISTNGGTNWNQITGMTTSQFYGADKKKGSSEYVGGMQDNGTFYSPTDPDANTAWRRALGGDGVEVAWNYRDSALLLGGSQYGVYSRSSDGGLTWYAIPQATAGASPFVSKIASSKSDPDLVFTVGAAGINRSDDFGATWNLTPITGNWIGYRAFDNVDISIADPQVVWATSRLDLVSFIGQKGGVHVSTNGGISFTEISSNFPSNLTEPSGFGTHPIDRNTAYALFSAAGTPKVMRTTNLGLTWQDISQFDQNGNSQNGFPDVATFALLVMPFNTNIIWAGTEIGLFISNDGGTSWTLADNGIPHVGIFQMTIVDDEVVMATYGRGVWTVKLPELAGYTPPVATLSPRFKTFAQLPTGNVSIQISLNSSYDSTLVILKDQILMKLPANNSPLDTTVFFPVIADEVLSASIRSYKDGQSFLSPSKNIQVYAVTAQNAYANNFNSPTTDFVGSGFSVTTVSGFSNGAIHSTHPYSNSTQYIYQLKVPVIVSEGNSVLQYDDIALVEEGLIGTVWTDPNFFDYVVVEGTKDGFNWLPLADGYDARYNTSWSNVYNSGLSGINSISSGNSSMYVRHTLNLLNTFSPGEAIFIRFRMQSDAAAWAWGWAIDNISVNGDHTLPVLTLGALASPVVNMIRFGVGANEELSSSTVTVNSQNLTMNKYGKLFFGDYLINSPGQISVVANAFDINLNAGAPIQRTYMIAPVSKTLVIGTYSIESNGQGFIIAGLSDEGHTPTGWTRLGQTINLVSTGSVPEPLTVSMSIDPTIQLSNVCLFKLENNEWLPLATQRKEGRLYTHTSGGTIAGFYNSQFTLVPLEFALHSNYPNPFNPSTTIAYDLPKESKITLKVFNALGQEVRTLINEIRPQGFHSIQWDGRNNSGQSVASGLYIYQIQADKIVKSKKMLLLK, encoded by the coding sequence ATGAAGATTTATTACTATTTCTTGGTCGCAGTATCAGTCGTATTGCTTACATTTTTTTTCTTTTTAAAATTAAAAAAAAATGAGACGGCAGTTCCAGCGGATATTGAAACCGTACTTTTTCAAAAACTTCAATCGATGGAGCCTGGAACAGAATTGTATCGCCAGACGTTCCGTTCGTGGCAAGCTTTGAGGATTAAGAAAGACATGGCGCATGTGCATGCAGAATCTCCCGGAGTTTTTGAAAATGCCTTGTCTGAAATCAAAGTGAATCGATCGGGTAAAACATATGCACCGAATTATAGAATAAAAGAATTAGAAAAAGCTTTTAGTGTCCAGAAAAAATCGCGTCATCTTTCAAAAGCTTCATCACTTCTTCCATGGACGGAACGCGGACCGGGTAATGTCAGTGGGCGTGTCCGAGATATTCTAGTTGATCCGGATAATCCGATGACGCATTGGTATATTGCCTCAGTCGGTGGCGGTATCTGGAAGACGACGGATGCCGGTGTAACATGGATCAATAAGACGCCTTTATTGACAACACTTTCGACCATGACCATTGGAATGGCGGAATCCGATCTCAATATCATGTACGCAGGAACAGGCATGGGGTATGGCCGATTGGCTGATCTTGCCGGGAGCGGTGTTTGGAAGTCAACCGACCGCGGCGAAAATTGGTTTCAATTAGCCAATACCGCCAACGGCGAAGTGCTGAAAGCTATCAATCGGCTCGTGATTGATCCGAATAATCCGAATACCGTCGTCTTGTGCAGCAATGATGATTATACATCGTTTGGCCCGAATGGCGGGCAAAGAATATCAGGCATTTTCAAAACGACTGATGGTGGCACTTCATGGTATCAGACATACGATCCGGATGTTGCATTAGGAGTGCAAACCGATAATCGTGTACAACAAATCGTTGCCAATCCGTTGAATTTTAATATTCTTTACGCGACCGTCAATGAAGTGGGGATTGTCAAATCGACCAATGCCGGCGAGTCCTGGTTTGTCTCAGCTAATAATTTTGCCGATCCGACCGATATCGGATTTGGCGATGGAACTTATCAAGGGATCAGTACCAGAACCGAGATGGCGATCGCACCAACCGATACGTCGAGGCTTTATGCGGCTGTTGAACGCCGACGAGGAACGTCCAAACTTTTTATGAGCACCAACTCGGGAACAACATGGCGCGAAGTTGTCGATACCGGAGCCGATCCCAACTGGTTTTCCAGCGGAGGAGCATCGGGTTCGACAGGTGCTTATTGCGCAGGCTGGTTTGATAATACAATTGTCGTTCATCCGTATGATGCCAATCAAGTGGTCGTCGGAGGCGTTGAGGTTTACCGAATCGTTGTCAATCCGGTCGCGGCTACGAGACAAACAATTCGCATTGCGAGCGTGGGGCAAGCCCATGCCGATCATCACGACCTTGTAACTATTCCAATTGATGCCGGAACCAACACCTATTGGATTTTAGATGCCAATGACGGTGGCATTGCTATTTCGACAAATGGCGGAACAAACTGGAATCAAATTACCGGGATGACAACGTCGCAATTTTATGGAGCGGACAAAAAGAAAGGAAGCTCTGAATATGTCGGAGGCATGCAGGATAACGGAACGTTTTATTCGCCGACCGATCCTGACGCCAATACGGCGTGGCGCCGCGCGCTTGGCGGGGATGGTGTTGAAGTTGCGTGGAATTATCGGGATTCAGCGTTATTACTCGGGGGTTCACAATATGGCGTCTATAGCCGATCAAGCGATGGCGGACTGACGTGGTACGCCATTCCGCAAGCAACGGCAGGAGCCAGCCCATTCGTCAGTAAAATCGCATCATCGAAATCTGATCCCGATCTAGTCTTTACCGTTGGCGCGGCTGGAATCAATCGTTCGGATGATTTTGGCGCTACGTGGAATCTGACGCCGATTACAGGCAATTGGATCGGATACCGTGCTTTCGATAATGTCGACATTTCAATTGCCGATCCGCAGGTAGTTTGGGCAACATCCCGATTGGATTTGGTTTCATTTATCGGACAGAAAGGCGGCGTTCACGTTTCCACAAACGGGGGAATCAGTTTCACAGAAATCTCATCTAATTTTCCATCGAATCTGACAGAGCCATCGGGATTCGGAACGCATCCGATCGATCGCAATACGGCCTATGCTTTATTCTCTGCAGCCGGTACGCCCAAAGTTATGCGCACGACTAACCTTGGACTCACGTGGCAGGATATTTCTCAATTTGATCAGAATGGAAATAGTCAAAACGGTTTTCCGGATGTGGCAACTTTTGCGCTGTTGGTTATGCCTTTTAATACGAATATTATTTGGGCCGGTACCGAAATCGGTTTATTTATTTCAAACGACGGCGGAACTTCGTGGACTTTGGCTGATAACGGGATACCTCATGTCGGAATTTTTCAGATGACAATCGTAGACGACGAAGTTGTGATGGCTACTTATGGAAGGGGAGTATGGACGGTAAAATTGCCCGAACTTGCCGGTTATACACCGCCCGTCGCAACGCTTTCACCCAGGTTCAAAACATTCGCGCAATTGCCGACGGGTAATGTATCGATTCAAATCAGTTTAAATTCTTCTTACGACTCGACGCTTGTGATATTAAAAGACCAGATATTAATGAAGCTTCCTGCTAACAACTCACCTTTGGATACAACCGTATTTTTTCCGGTTATAGCCGATGAAGTGCTTTCGGCTTCGATTCGATCCTATAAAGACGGCCAATCATTTTTGTCGCCTTCAAAAAATATCCAGGTCTATGCAGTAACCGCTCAAAATGCTTATGCCAATAATTTCAATTCACCTACGACAGATTTTGTTGGAAGTGGTTTTTCGGTCACAACGGTTTCGGGTTTTTCTAATGGCGCTATTCACTCGACGCATCCTTATTCCAATAGCACGCAGTATATCTATCAATTAAAAGTTCCCGTCATTGTCAGCGAAGGAAATTCCGTTCTGCAATACGACGACATTGCGTTAGTTGAGGAAGGATTGATTGGGACGGTTTGGACCGATCCGAATTTTTTTGATTACGTTGTTGTCGAAGGAACCAAAGACGGATTCAACTGGCTTCCGTTGGCCGATGGTTACGATGCGCGGTATAACACGTCATGGTCGAATGTATACAATTCAGGCTTATCGGGAATCAACAGCATTTCATCGGGCAATTCGTCAATGTATGTTCGCCATACGCTTAATTTGCTGAATACTTTCAGTCCGGGTGAAGCTATCTTTATTCGGTTTCGAATGCAGTCCGACGCGGCGGCATGGGCCTGGGGTTGGGCTATCGACAATATTAGCGTGAATGGCGATCACACACTCCCGGTTCTGACACTCGGCGCCTTAGCTTCACCGGTTGTCAATATGATTCGCTTTGGAGTTGGTGCAAATGAAGAATTAAGCAGTTCAACAGTAACTGTCAATTCACAAAATCTTACTATGAATAAATACGGTAAACTGTTTTTTGGAGATTACCTGATCAATAGCCCGGGCCAGATTTCAGTAGTAGCCAATGCTTTCGACATCAATCTCAATGCTGGCGCTCCTATTCAGCGCACTTATATGATTGCACCCGTTTCGAAAACATTAGTAATAGGAACTTATAGTATTGAATCGAATGGGCAGGGATTTATTATTGCCGGTTTGTCGGATGAAGGCCATACGCCGACAGGATGGACCCGATTAGGGCAAACGATCAATCTGGTATCTACAGGCTCCGTGCCGGAGCCATTAACGGTTTCGATGAGCATCGATCCTACTATTCAACTATCAAACGTATGCCTCTTTAAGTTGGAAAATAATGAGTGGCTTCCTCTTGCAACGCAGAGAAAAGAAGGTCGATTGTATACTCACACGTCGGGTGGCACTATTGCCGGTTTTTATAATTCTCAGTTTACACTGGTGCCATTGGAATTTGCTCTCCACAGTAATTACCCGAATCCTTTTAATCCTTCAACAACGATTGCGTATGATTTGCCAAAAGAAAGCAAAATTACACTCAAAGTATTCAACGCTTTGGGTCAGGAAGTGCGTACGTTGATCAATGAAATCCGCCCTCAAGGATTTCACAGCATTCAGTGGGATGGCCGTAATAATTCCGGGCAATCAGTGGCAAGCGGTTTGTACATATACCAAATACAAGCCGATAAGATTGTCAAATCAAAAAAAATGTTACTATTGAAATAA